One part of the Apium graveolens cultivar Ventura unplaced genomic scaffold, ASM990537v1 ctg8243, whole genome shotgun sequence genome encodes these proteins:
- the LOC141704786 gene encoding uncharacterized protein LOC141704786 isoform X2, which translates to MSGDRDSTVFIGNLDERVSERVLYDILIQAGRVVDLYIPRDRETNRPKGIAFAEYESEEIADYAVRLFSGLVTLYNRTLRFAISGQDKVAVGSMPKGRQYTDTEDVTPHSAPHSSYMFSSPRSQYAQVSCLIALDGDTGYLKVIKFGKQL; encoded by the exons ATGTCCGGCGACCGTGATTCTACTGTTTTCATAG GCAATCTGGATGAACGAGTGAGTGAGAGAGTTTTGTATGACATATTAATTCAGGCAGGGCGTGTTGTCGACTTGTACATTCCTCGAGACAGAGAAACTAATCGACCCAAGGGCATTGCTTTTGCTGAATATGAAAGTGAGGAGATTGCAGATTATGCTGTCAGGCTATTTTCTGGTCTTGTGACTCTTTATAACCGAACTCTGAGATTTGCG ATTTCTGGACAAGACAAGGTTGCAGTTGGCTCCATGCCTAAAGGAAGACAGTACACTGATACCGAAGATGTTACTCCACACTCCGCACCACATTCATCATATATGTTCTCATCGCCACGATCACAGTATGCTCAAG TCTCCTGTCTCATAGCTCTTGATGGGGATACTGGATACCTTAAGGTGATCAAATTTGGAAAGCAATTATAA
- the LOC141704786 gene encoding uncharacterized protein LOC141704786 isoform X1 produces MSGDRDSTVFIGNLDERVSERVLYDILIQAGRVVDLYIPRDRETNRPKGIAFAEYESEEIADYAVRLFSGLVTLYNRTLRFAISGQDKVAVGSMPKGRQYTDTEDVTPHSAPHSSYMFSSPRSQYAQVPTPPGVSHEYNRPRSYSDRNGYAYNGGRHFGSAFDSITRSR; encoded by the exons ATGTCCGGCGACCGTGATTCTACTGTTTTCATAG GCAATCTGGATGAACGAGTGAGTGAGAGAGTTTTGTATGACATATTAATTCAGGCAGGGCGTGTTGTCGACTTGTACATTCCTCGAGACAGAGAAACTAATCGACCCAAGGGCATTGCTTTTGCTGAATATGAAAGTGAGGAGATTGCAGATTATGCTGTCAGGCTATTTTCTGGTCTTGTGACTCTTTATAACCGAACTCTGAGATTTGCG ATTTCTGGACAAGACAAGGTTGCAGTTGGCTCCATGCCTAAAGGAAGACAGTACACTGATACCGAAGATGTTACTCCACACTCCGCACCACATTCATCATATATGTTCTCATCGCCACGATCACAGTATGCTCAAG TGCCAACTCCTCCTGGTGTTTCTCATGAATATAATCGTCCTAGATCATATTCTGACCGGAATGGGTATGCTTATAATGGTGGAAGACATTTTGGGTCAGCGTTTGATAGTATAACCAGATCTAGGTAG
- the LOC141704785 gene encoding uncharacterized protein LOC141704785 — protein MSNLKKLEFNALDITDNNYLTWILDAEIHLNAMGLGDTIKEGNVKTEQEKAKAMIFLRNHLHEGLKTEYLTVKDLLNLWYDLKERYDHQKTVILPKARYDWLHLRLQDYKSVSEYNSAMFKITSQLKLCGENVTDKDMLEKTYSTFHANNMLLQQQYRERGFTKYSELISVLLLAEQNNELLIKNHQAPPTGSTPFSEVNTVTNNDFGRGRRFGRGRGHARGCGFGHGRGHKYRNFSNFKRKPHHQKWTKNEEMPKGNMMGQRVESICHHCGMKGH, from the coding sequence ATGTCAAATCTCAAGAAACTTGAATTCAACGCACTTGATATCACCGACAATAATTATTTAACGTGGATTCTTGATGCTGAAATCCACCTTAATGCTATGGGTCTTGGAGACACCATAAAGGAAGGAAATGTGAAAACTGAGCAAGAAAAGGCAAAAGCCATGATATTCCTTCGAAATCACCTTCATGAAGGCTTGAAAACTGAATACTTGACTGTTAAGGATCTGTTAAACCTTTGGTATGATCTAAAAGAGAGATATGATCATCAAAAAACTGTTATACTCCCTAAGGCTCGCTATGATTGGCTACACTTACGCTTGCAAGATTATAAAAGTGTAAGCGAGTACAATTCAGCAATGTTCAAAATCACTTCTCAACTGAAATTATGCGGTGAAAATGTAACCGATAAAGATATGCTGGAAAAGACTTATTCCACTTTTCATGCCAACAATATGCTCCTGCAGCAGCAATATCGTGAACGGGGGTTCACGAAATATTCTGAACTTATTTCTGTCCTGCTTCTTGCTGAGCAAAATAATGAACTTTTGATAAAAAATCATCAAGCTCCTCCAACTGGTTCCACACCATTCTCTGAAGTGAATACTGTTACTAATAATGATTTTGGACGAGGACGTAGATTTGGACGAGGCCGTGGACATGCCCGTGGATGTGGTTTTGGGCATGGTCGAGGTCATAAAtatcgaaacttctcaaatttTAAAAGGAAGCCTCACCACCAGAAGTGGACAAAGAATGAGGAAATGCCTAAGGGAAATATGATGGGTCAAAGGGTTGAAAGCATTTGTCATCATTGTGGAATGAAAGGGCACTGA